The following coding sequences lie in one Kryptolebias marmoratus isolate JLee-2015 linkage group LG5, ASM164957v2, whole genome shotgun sequence genomic window:
- the chtopa gene encoding chromatin target of PRMT1a — translation MSAPSSQKVVLKSTTKVSLNERFTNMLKNKQPTAVSIRATMQQQHLASARNRRLAQQMENRPSVQAALNHKQSLKQRLGKGSIQARLGRPVGALMRGGPAGGRGGMRGMRGIPRGVRGGLRGGSIRGALTSLRGRRMTTGGPMRGRGFAGRLPMRSRGGWFRGGLGGRGGPLSRGGGRGGILRGRGRGGLRGRGGFAGRGGRGRGRGRGVGRPVVTREQLDNQLDAYMSKTKGHLDAELDAYMAQADPDSME, via the exons ATGAGTGCTCCCTCGTCCCAAAAAGTTGTCCTGAAAAGCACCACCAAAGTGTCTCTCAACGAGCG CTTCACTAACATGCTGAAGAACAAGCAGCCCACTGCAGTAAGCATTCGAGCCACCATGCAACAGCAGCATTTGGCTAGCGCCCGCAATCGCCGGCTGGCCCAGCAGATGGAGAACCGGCCGTCGGTGCAAGCAGCTCTGAATCACAAGCAG AGCCTGAAGCAGCGCCTGGGGAAGGGCAGCATCCAAGCCAGGCTGGGCCGGCCCGTCGGGGCCCTGATGCGTGGAGGACCTGCTGGGGGCAGAGGAGGAATGCGAGGAATGCGAGGGATACCCCGGGGCGTCAGGGGAGGACTCAGAGGAGGATCCATCCGAGGAGCTTTGACTTCTCTGAGGG GCAGGCGAATGACCACAGGTGGACCCATGCGAGGTCGCGGCTTCGCTGGTCGCCTCCCGATGCGCAGCAGAGGAGGCTGGTTCCGCGGAGGACTGGGTGGAAGAGGTGGACCTCTGTCTCGAGGAGGGGGTCGAGGGGGAATTCTCCGAGGCAGAg GCCGCGGCGGGCTGCGCGGGCGCGGCGGATTCGCCGGCCGAGGAGGTCGAGGCCGTGGGCGGGGCAGAGGCGTGGGTCGGCCGGTTGTTACCCGCGAACAGCTGGACAACCAATTAGATGCCTACATGTCAAAGACCAAGGGTCACTTGGACGCAGAGCTGGACGCCTACATGGCGCAGGCGGACCCGGACAGCATGGAGTGA